A single window of Diaphorobacter sp. HDW4A DNA harbors:
- a CDS encoding MbcA/ParS/Xre antitoxin family protein — translation MAKPREAAPPQELIDLVKQIVEESGRPDGFNAKAWLQGWLNAPLPAFGNRCPGDLLQEPGGLALIQSTLLQIQSGSYA, via the coding sequence ATGGCCAAGCCCCGCGAAGCAGCACCCCCACAAGAGCTGATTGACCTTGTGAAGCAGATCGTTGAGGAGTCAGGGCGCCCTGACGGATTCAACGCCAAGGCCTGGCTGCAAGGGTGGCTCAATGCGCCACTGCCCGCATTCGGAAATCGCTGCCCAGGGGATCTACTGCAAGAGCCTGGAGGGCTGGCCTTGATCCAGTCCACCCTGCTGCAAATCCAAAGTGGCAGCTACGCCTAA
- a CDS encoding HU family DNA-binding protein produces MNRAELVEFLASKNDLTKAAAAAVLESFIETVQTAVKKGDAVQLVGFGTFKSAKRAARTGKNPSTGAALKIPASTVPKFVPGAKFKAVVDPKAAKRKAEKAGK; encoded by the coding sequence ATGAACCGCGCAGAACTCGTTGAATTCCTGGCATCCAAGAACGACCTGACCAAAGCCGCAGCTGCAGCGGTGCTGGAGTCTTTCATTGAAACGGTCCAAACCGCCGTCAAGAAGGGGGATGCCGTCCAACTCGTGGGCTTTGGTACCTTCAAGTCTGCCAAGCGTGCTGCTCGCACCGGCAAGAACCCGTCAACTGGAGCAGCCCTGAAGATTCCGGCGTCCACCGTGCCCAAGTTTGTGCCCGGTGCCAAATTCAAGGCGGTGGTGGATCCCAAGGCAGCCAAACGCAAGGCGGAGAAAGCAGGCAAATAA
- a CDS encoding HAD domain-containing protein: protein MPILFLDFDGVLHPEHCHESKHFCCLPVLEDALRQAPEWQVVISSTWRLQKSLDQLRSRFSADIAERVVGETPRFNTLVDVPSSLVAYEREAECQAWLRSNDVPYLPWMALDDRSWLFRPFCKSLFLSDRKTGLTAAAGEQLKVRMHQLR from the coding sequence ATGCCCATCCTGTTCCTGGACTTTGACGGAGTTTTGCATCCAGAGCACTGCCATGAATCCAAGCATTTCTGTTGTCTGCCCGTGCTGGAAGACGCACTGCGACAGGCACCGGAGTGGCAGGTGGTGATTAGCAGCACCTGGCGGCTGCAAAAGTCGCTAGACCAACTGCGCAGCCGGTTTTCTGCAGACATCGCTGAGCGAGTGGTGGGGGAAACGCCCCGATTCAACACCTTGGTCGATGTACCTTCCAGCCTTGTCGCCTACGAGCGGGAGGCCGAGTGCCAGGCATGGCTGAGAAGCAACGACGTGCCGTACCTGCCGTGGATGGCATTGGATGACCGTTCCTGGTTGTTTCGGCCGTTTTGCAAGTCGCTGTTCTTGTCGGATCGGAAGACAGGGTTAACCGCTGCAGCAGGTGAGCAGCTCAAGGTGAGAATGCACCAACTGCGCTGA
- a CDS encoding DNA/RNA non-specific endonuclease encodes MRIDSHLFPHAGQCIKGFLHPGGVQITGLFAAPDSVTISARRPALVLALALFVTLPALARGYFNDLAPLIVPHPTSFAECRQFFVEGRPPVVAPRPALRELCYEAFAVLHSGETKTPVYVAQRLNRKSIEDADERRADKFFADARLPAAERAELEDYKRSGYSRGHMAPAGDMPTPTAMAQSFSLANMVPQNAQQNGGSWAKIEQDTRKYALRAKGDVYVITGPVFEPKAPTIGEGRVQVPRYLFKLVYDATTGRSWAHWQENRKGERVSAPISYRELVRRTGVEFLPGVGK; translated from the coding sequence ATGCGCATCGACTCTCATCTTTTCCCCCATGCGGGCCAGTGTATCAAGGGGTTTCTGCATCCAGGTGGTGTTCAAATCACCGGCCTTTTTGCTGCACCAGATTCTGTGACTATTTCTGCCCGTCGCCCCGCACTTGTTCTCGCGTTGGCGCTCTTTGTTACCCTGCCCGCCCTGGCCCGTGGTTACTTCAATGACCTGGCGCCGCTGATCGTTCCCCACCCTACGAGCTTTGCCGAGTGCCGGCAGTTTTTTGTGGAGGGACGACCTCCTGTGGTGGCACCTCGCCCTGCTCTGCGTGAGCTTTGCTATGAAGCGTTTGCCGTGCTGCACAGTGGGGAGACCAAGACGCCGGTCTATGTGGCGCAGCGCCTGAATCGCAAGAGCATTGAAGACGCGGATGAACGACGGGCCGACAAGTTCTTCGCGGATGCACGCCTTCCAGCAGCGGAGCGTGCAGAGTTGGAGGATTACAAGCGTTCGGGGTATTCACGCGGACACATGGCACCCGCAGGAGACATGCCCACCCCCACGGCCATGGCGCAGAGTTTTTCTTTGGCGAACATGGTTCCCCAGAACGCGCAGCAAAACGGTGGCTCTTGGGCCAAGATTGAGCAGGACACGCGCAAGTACGCACTGCGCGCCAAGGGGGATGTGTATGTGATCACCGGGCCGGTGTTTGAGCCCAAAGCCCCAACGATTGGGGAAGGCCGAGTGCAGGTTCCGCGTTATCTCTTCAAGCTGGTGTACGACGCCACCACGGGCCGCAGCTGGGCGCATTGGCAAGAGAACCGGAAGGGGGAACGGGTCTCGGCCCCCATCAGCTACCGGGAGTTGGTGCGGCGCACGGGGGTGGAGTTTTTGCCGGGGGTTGGTAAGTAG
- a CDS encoding antitoxin Xre/MbcA/ParS toxin-binding domain-containing protein: protein MTSNQVLTHSALRAGALLGLSHAKLARALGLDQSTVSAMEHGLAELQGDTPSGQRALTLIKIYPALTANVDGDEQASKQWVCSHNTGLVGTPALLMQSEGGLNAVLAYLQSMEALQGR from the coding sequence ATGACCAGTAACCAAGTCTTGACCCACAGTGCACTGCGAGCCGGTGCACTTCTCGGGCTCTCCCATGCAAAACTCGCCCGTGCCTTGGGCCTGGACCAAAGCACGGTCTCAGCGATGGAGCACGGGTTGGCAGAGCTTCAAGGCGACACTCCCAGCGGGCAGCGTGCTCTCACCCTGATCAAGATCTACCCGGCGTTGACTGCCAATGTGGACGGGGATGAACAAGCCTCCAAGCAGTGGGTTTGCTCACACAACACAGGCCTTGTGGGAACGCCTGCATTGCTCATGCAAAGCGAAGGTGGATTGAACGCTGTCCTGGCTTACCTGCAGAGCATGGAAGCTCTGCAAGGGCGGTGA
- a CDS encoding HAD domain-containing protein, with protein MSTPRSADVVLYLDLDGVVHHEQVLWHPHKGIYMSPYEAPGRSLFEWVPILEAALDPYPSVALVLSSTWCIRPGYSATLKRLPLSLRSRFIGGTYHKRVHGADPWNLAMFRGMPRGEQVLEDAMRRKPRQWLALDDDLEGWPEACRENLIACEGTTGLSDGEVQRELGEKLQRCHEALAILSRPR; from the coding sequence ATGTCCACTCCGCGCAGCGCGGACGTGGTGCTGTACCTGGACCTTGATGGAGTGGTGCATCACGAGCAGGTACTGTGGCATCCCCACAAAGGGATCTACATGAGTCCGTACGAAGCTCCAGGGCGCAGCTTGTTCGAGTGGGTGCCGATCCTGGAAGCTGCCTTGGATCCTTACCCCAGCGTAGCGCTGGTGCTCAGCAGCACCTGGTGCATCCGGCCAGGTTACAGCGCAACCCTCAAACGACTCCCTCTTTCCTTGCGCTCTCGCTTCATTGGTGGGACATATCACAAGCGGGTGCACGGCGCAGACCCTTGGAATCTGGCGATGTTCCGGGGTATGCCACGGGGCGAGCAGGTGCTCGAAGATGCCATGCGCAGAAAGCCTCGGCAGTGGCTTGCGCTGGATGATGACCTTGAAGGGTGGCCTGAGGCTTGCCGGGAGAACCTCATCGCCTGCGAGGGGACGACGGGGTTGTCGGACGGGGAAGTTCAGCGGGAGCTCGGGGAGAAGTTGCAGCGTTGCCATGAAGCGCTGGCCATCCTGTCGCGCCCGCGTTAG
- a CDS encoding SOS response-associated peptidase, with protein sequence MCTYYEVPGREQLVMHFADVPEQEWRDKMSPLYRGPFLRAKGEAERKLVVGQWGMIPPNSKTHIPTGKDGKRLSTVNARREGMAKSWTYGGPWRKGQRCIIPAQLYVEPYWGTGKHIPWQFERADGEPWGLAGLWSEWTDPATGEVVASYTMITQNCDDVPVLNLMHRPDHKRPPDMQDKRTVVPLEKMDWDTWLHGTVEQAEALIKLPALALFVHRAKDPAQQVELPVLVQ encoded by the coding sequence ATGTGTACCTACTACGAGGTCCCGGGCCGAGAGCAGCTGGTGATGCACTTCGCTGACGTGCCCGAGCAAGAGTGGCGCGACAAGATGAGCCCGCTGTACCGTGGGCCCTTCCTACGGGCCAAGGGCGAGGCAGAGCGCAAGCTGGTGGTGGGTCAGTGGGGCATGATCCCGCCGAACTCCAAGACACACATCCCCACCGGCAAGGACGGAAAACGACTGAGCACCGTGAACGCCCGGCGCGAAGGTATGGCCAAGTCATGGACATACGGTGGTCCGTGGCGCAAGGGCCAACGCTGCATCATCCCCGCGCAGCTGTACGTCGAACCCTACTGGGGCACCGGCAAACACATCCCCTGGCAGTTCGAGCGCGCCGATGGCGAGCCCTGGGGGTTGGCAGGTCTATGGAGTGAATGGACCGACCCCGCCACGGGCGAAGTGGTGGCCAGCTACACCATGATCACGCAGAACTGCGACGACGTGCCAGTGCTCAACCTGATGCACCGGCCTGATCACAAGCGCCCGCCCGACATGCAGGACAAGCGGACAGTGGTCCCGCTTGAAAAGATGGATTGGGATACATGGCTGCATGGCACGGTTGAGCAGGCAGAGGCCCTCATCAAGCTACCAGCACTGGCGCTGTTTGTGCATCGAGCGAAAGATCCCGCGCAGCAGGTAGAGCTACCTGTTTTGGTTCAGTGA
- a CDS encoding LexA family transcriptional regulator, producing MYSFLNSPLPVPYDSAVQALALPICGVSVRAGFPSPADDFAVERLDIMQLLVKHPQATYFWRVRGDSMRDAGIDDGSIIVVDRAIKPKHGCIVVAIVDGECTVKYLHQRAGRIKLRAANPTYPDIIPRDGQTIVVWGVVSGCVKLFPT from the coding sequence ATGTACAGTTTTTTGAATTCTCCTCTGCCAGTGCCGTATGACTCGGCCGTGCAGGCGCTGGCCTTGCCCATCTGTGGGGTGAGCGTGCGCGCGGGGTTTCCATCGCCTGCAGATGACTTTGCGGTCGAGCGGCTGGACATCATGCAGTTGCTGGTGAAGCACCCTCAAGCCACGTACTTTTGGCGAGTGCGGGGCGACTCTATGCGCGATGCGGGTATTGATGACGGCAGCATCATCGTGGTAGATCGGGCCATCAAGCCCAAACACGGCTGCATCGTGGTGGCCATCGTGGACGGTGAATGCACCGTGAAGTACCTGCATCAGCGCGCGGGGCGCATCAAGCTGCGCGCGGCCAATCCTACCTACCCCGACATCATTCCCCGCGACGGCCAGACCATTGTGGTGTGGGGTGTGGTGAGTGGATGCGTGAAGCTTTTTCCGACGTGA